The proteins below come from a single Aegilops tauschii subsp. strangulata cultivar AL8/78 chromosome 6, Aet v6.0, whole genome shotgun sequence genomic window:
- the LOC109787039 gene encoding uncharacterized protein, with translation MASDDLFEGLPPPAAPAGEDRAASPAPPPPPPAAPAPRPSALKSALKRDKPSPSSAATSSSSPAAAASVAPADVAAEGRVPEKRLRFRTTVDASEMQIIEAMQKITSHIGNPSKFSKASKLALQLIEAGSVKPETIGQFFGLLEAAMSSPGACNEPSVHADYQALFNAAEGVTECFNEQQKNQFDVWMLHAVVANDLCTDDSFVFSKAVGKIKDAISALPVVTVDDDNDEATALAALAESQSGTTENKAADSNAHAAASNSGEESSDPFGLDDLLEHKPKKSEKAAEALNRQADEEESRRLLRSRREALLKCLEMAARRYRIPWTQTTIDILGRHAYDSVGRFTARQREAVEKLWNSIKEQQIRRKHGKSASGKLDVNAFERLQEKYSHEKISIRRAVGGAGDRRATQWLG, from the exons ATGGCGTCCGACgacctcttcgaaggcttgcctcCGCCAGCGGCGCCCGCCGGCGAGGACCGCGCGGCCTCCCCCGCACCTCCGCCTCCCCCGCCGGCGGCTCCGGCACCGAGGCCCTCCGCGCTGAAGAGCGCCCTCAAGCGGGACAAGCCCTCCCCCTCCTcggccgccacctcctcctcctcacccgccgccgccgccagcgtcGCTCCCGCCGATGTCGCCGCCGAAGGCCGCG TTCCTGAGAAGCGCCTTCGCTTCAGAACTACTGTTGATGCATCAGAAATGCAAATCATTGAGGCTATGCAGAAGATAACTTCACACATAGGGAATCCTTCAAAATTCAGCAAGGCATCAAAGCTAGCTCTACAGCTTATTGAGGCTGGAAGTGTCAAGCCAGAGACAATCGGGCAATTCTTTGGTCTGTTAGAGGCTGCAATGTCTTCACCTGGAGCTTGTAATGAGCCTTCTGTGCACGCAGATTACCAGGCATTGTTTAATGCTGCTGAGGGTGTAACAGAG TGTTTCAACGAACAGCAGAAAAATCAGTTTGATGTATGGATGCTTCATGCGGTGGTGGCTAATGATCTCTGTACCGACGACAGTTTTGTG TTCTCAAAGGCTGTAGggaagatcaaagatgccatcTCAGCCCTGCCAGTGGTAACAGTGGACGATGATAACGATGAAGCAACAGCACTCGCGGCACTTGCTGAAAGCCAATCTGGCACCACAGAGAATAAGGCAGCTGATAGCAACGCACACGCTGCAGCGTCCAACTCGGGGGAAGAATCCTCTGATCCTTTCGGTCTAGATGATCTCCTCGAGCACAAGCCAAAGAAGTCTGAGAAGGCGGCTGAGGCCCTGAACAGACAGGCGGACGAGGAGGAGTCCAGAAGACTTCTGAGGTCACGGCGTGAAGCCCTACTGAAGTGTCTCGAGATGGCTGCTCGGCGCTACAGGATACCCTG GACGCAGACGACCATCGACATCCTGGGGCGGCACGCGTACGACAGCGTGGGGCGGTTCACGGCCCGGCAGCGGGAGGCAGTGGAGAAGCTGTGGAACTCGATCAAGGAGCAGCAGATCCGGCGCAAGCACGGCAAGTCGGCGAGCGGGAAGCTGGACGTGAACGCCTTCGAGCGCCTCCAGGAGAAGTACTCCCACGAGAAGATCAGCATCCGGCGCGCCGTCGGCGGCGCTGGCGACCGCCGCGCCACGCAGTGGCTCGGCTAA
- the LOC109787038 gene encoding LOB domain-containing protein 16: MAAAAAAAAGGVAAGVAGSPCGACKFLRRRCVAECVFAPYFSSDQGAARFAAIHKVFGASNAAKLLAHLPLADRCEAVVTITYEAQSRLRDPVYGCVAQIFALQQQVAILQAQLMQARAQIACGVQSTTSPVSHQWPDSTSSSIASLLRQQEVNSGSFATGGALLPELMGGDVSMLQQHCGGKVEGGGGGAGDLQYLAQAMMRSSNYSL, encoded by the exons ATGGCTgcggcggctgctgctgctgctggtggtGTTGCGGCGGGAGTGGCGGGGTCGCCGTGCGGGGCGTGCAAGTTCCTGCGGCGGCGGTGCGTGGCGGAGTGCGTCTTCGCGCCCTACTTCAGCTCCGACCAGGGCGCGGCGCGCTTCGCGGCCATCCACAAGGTCTTCGGCGCCAGCAACGCCGCCAAGCTGCTCGCGCACCTGCCCCTGGCCGACCGCTGCGAGGCCGTCGTCACCATCACCTACGAGGCCCAGTCCCGCCTCCGTGACCCCGTCTACGGCTGCGTCGCCCAGATCTTCGCCCTCCAGCAGCAG GTCGCGATCCTGCAGGCGCAGCTGATGCAGGCCAGGGCGCAGATCGCGTGCGGCGTCCAGAGCACCACCTCGCCGGTGAGCCACCAGTGGCCGGACAGCACCAGCAGCAGCATCGCCTCCCTGCTCCGGCAGCAGGAGGTCAATAGCGGCAGCTTCGCCACCGGCGGAGCGCTTCTGCCAGAGCTCATGGGTGGGGACGTGTCCATGCTGCAGCAGCATTGCGGCGGCAAGGTGgagggcggtggcggcggcgccggggACCTCCAGTACCTGGCTCAGGCCATGATGCGAAGCTCCAACTACTCCCTGTAG